A window of Fictibacillus halophilus contains these coding sequences:
- a CDS encoding DUF2203 domain-containing protein: MKRYTLEEANQLLPVLSKEFDSLHNLQREFDLWYESFQQVEPQLNAEEKAAWEKRIQFMELEAEMFISNILSHGVWFEDAFSSTLHFPAILNGEKGVFKWHPEEPVITVYESMEESLDSLHLVN, translated from the coding sequence ATGAAGCGCTATACATTAGAAGAAGCCAATCAATTGCTTCCGGTCCTCTCAAAAGAGTTTGATTCTCTCCATAATTTACAAAGAGAGTTTGACTTGTGGTATGAATCTTTTCAGCAAGTCGAACCCCAATTAAACGCAGAAGAAAAAGCTGCTTGGGAAAAAAGAATTCAATTTATGGAACTTGAAGCTGAAATGTTTATTTCAAATATTTTGTCTCATGGTGTTTGGTTTGAAGATGCCTTCTCATCTACACTCCATTTTCCAGCTATTCTAAATGGAGAAAAAGGTGTATTCAAGTGGCATCCAGAAGAACCGGTCATCACGGTTTATGAGAGTATGGAAGAAAGCCTAGATTCACTTCATTTGGTAAATTGA
- a CDS encoding GDSL-type esterase/lipase family protein, translating to MSDDHTSYEWLLTAIGDSLTVGVGAPVFGKGYVGRYVNFTQTTFDKHVLVKNFAVTGTTSEEILNSLKDKEIKRSIKDSKIILITAGGNDLIQAAFRYMFTKEEDLIYLALENCKKNLNKIFKKIYKLKRNSTEPFIIRICTLYNPYFKWSKALQWVNMFNELIKSYEMMPHVKVADLYSVFVGREKELVCFDTIHPNKKGYQVIAVSLFELGFTEIE from the coding sequence ATGTCTGATGATCATACTTCATATGAATGGTTGTTAACAGCGATAGGTGATTCCTTAACTGTTGGAGTAGGGGCACCAGTGTTTGGTAAAGGATATGTTGGAAGATATGTAAATTTCACACAAACCACTTTTGATAAGCACGTCTTAGTAAAAAACTTCGCAGTAACAGGGACAACATCTGAAGAAATATTAAATTCCTTAAAAGATAAAGAGATCAAACGGTCGATTAAGGATTCTAAAATCATATTAATCACAGCTGGTGGTAACGATCTTATCCAAGCGGCTTTTAGGTATATGTTTACGAAAGAAGAAGATTTGATCTACCTGGCGCTTGAAAATTGCAAAAAAAACTTAAACAAAATTTTTAAGAAGATATACAAACTAAAAAGAAATTCAACGGAGCCTTTTATCATAAGAATATGCACGCTATATAATCCGTACTTTAAATGGAGTAAGGCTTTGCAATGGGTAAATATGTTTAACGAACTGATCAAAAGTTATGAGATGATGCCTCATGTGAAAGTAGCAGACTTATATAGTGTGTTTGTGGGCAGGGAAAAAGAGCTGGTATGCTTTGATACGATTCATCCAAATAAAAAAGGCTATCAAGTCATAGCTGTTTCTTTGTTTGAGCTAGGTTTTACAGAAATTGAGTAA
- a CDS encoding kinase-associated lipoprotein B yields MNNLVIASYKTGQYIGKAGEERNQMVLLEVLGVKTHPWQGDLHNPKQADVPFFQERRALSYGEKTWVPVHTIKNYEGELPDYNESLKDALNQYIKKLEADGSPWAKRSLECLYSLEKDYKLD; encoded by the coding sequence ATGAATAATCTTGTTATCGCGAGCTACAAAACCGGGCAATATATAGGAAAAGCAGGCGAAGAGCGAAATCAGATGGTGTTACTTGAAGTTCTGGGAGTAAAAACCCATCCTTGGCAAGGTGATCTTCATAATCCTAAACAAGCTGATGTCCCTTTTTTTCAGGAAAGAAGAGCGCTAAGTTATGGAGAGAAAACATGGGTGCCCGTGCATACGATCAAAAACTACGAGGGTGAACTCCCTGACTATAATGAATCCTTAAAAGATGCGTTAAATCAGTACATAAAAAAGTTGGAAGCGGACGGTAGCCCGTGGGCAAAACGTTCATTGGAATGTTTGTATTCATTAGAAAAAGACTATAAGCTTGATTAA
- the dat gene encoding D-amino-acid transaminase, with protein sequence MENSYVLYHDQIIKNGSIPVDPEDRGYLFGDGIYEVVFVYDKKPFAFHEHFARFEQSAEKLELAMPYDLPTFKKLTEELISKNNIVNGMVYIQMTRGVAPRNHLYERNMQSVVTGFAKSVSLDSIVASQSSGIATYLTEDIRWLRCDIKSLNLLGNVMAKRKAADFDCQEAIQHRDGTVTEGSSSNVFIVKNGTLKTHPSTNLILNGITRQIVIKIAQENDIAVIEEAFSVDELLKADEVFITSTTMEVTPVTNLVGSENQTYKIGPVTTKLQDYFKKQIKKNTSVVN encoded by the coding sequence ATGGAAAATTCATACGTTTTGTATCATGATCAAATTATTAAAAATGGATCGATACCAGTTGACCCAGAAGACAGAGGCTACCTATTCGGAGATGGAATCTATGAAGTGGTCTTTGTTTATGACAAAAAACCATTTGCATTCCATGAGCATTTCGCGCGGTTTGAACAAAGTGCAGAGAAGCTAGAACTTGCTATGCCTTACGATCTTCCAACGTTTAAGAAGCTTACAGAGGAACTGATCAGTAAGAACAACATTGTTAATGGTATGGTATATATTCAGATGACGCGTGGTGTTGCACCTAGAAATCATCTTTATGAAAGAAATATGCAAAGCGTTGTTACAGGTTTTGCAAAATCAGTTTCACTTGATAGCATTGTCGCATCTCAATCAAGCGGAATCGCGACGTATCTAACAGAGGATATTCGTTGGCTCCGATGTGACATCAAGAGCTTAAATTTGCTTGGTAATGTTATGGCAAAAAGAAAGGCTGCAGATTTTGACTGTCAAGAAGCGATTCAGCACAGAGATGGTACGGTAACAGAAGGTTCTTCTTCCAACGTATTTATTGTAAAAAATGGAACATTAAAAACACATCCCAGTACGAATCTGATCTTAAATGGTATCACTAGACAAATCGTGATTAAAATAGCTCAAGAAAATGATATCGCAGTAATAGAAGAAGCATTTTCGGTTGATGAGCTTCTTAAAGCAGATGAAGTTTTTATTACAAGTACAACGATGGAAGTGACACCTGTTACCAATCTAGTAGGTTCAGAGAATCAAACATACAAAATTGGTCCTGTAACGACGAAATTACAAGACTATTTTAAGAAACAGATCAAAAAGAATACATCTGTCGTTAACTAG
- a CDS encoding DUF6081 family protein — MNKNQIEIVLGNFHSILTESETWRIGGFPLPDGSFHEFREPEAVVIVRNDELYVRVNPFTKSHPSVQFLDNAKHMYYSNEPIKVPQDGTVSFQWKMRSRPIGTNANDLYDGFVSVNLLDFTTGAALDFFAGNDQYASVYAVLPFPGVSVPETDKTRYFCIFKEEQDFNQREWNEYEISYNRSADEVKFLVNGNIVRTENEVPIKFNEFTVALGLMTEKDLSPDGSTSLHGQGIIGEWSPMKVTISE; from the coding sequence ATGAACAAAAATCAGATTGAAATCGTACTCGGTAATTTCCATTCTATCCTGACTGAATCTGAAACGTGGAGGATCGGAGGTTTTCCTCTTCCTGATGGATCCTTCCATGAGTTTAGAGAGCCTGAGGCAGTCGTTATTGTTCGAAATGACGAACTGTATGTGCGAGTAAATCCATTCACTAAATCCCACCCTTCTGTTCAGTTCTTAGATAATGCAAAACACATGTATTATTCAAATGAACCGATCAAAGTGCCCCAAGACGGAACAGTTTCCTTTCAGTGGAAAATGCGATCACGTCCGATCGGAACGAATGCGAATGATCTGTATGATGGTTTTGTTTCTGTAAACTTATTAGACTTCACAACAGGAGCAGCACTTGATTTCTTTGCAGGTAACGATCAGTACGCTAGTGTTTATGCTGTCCTCCCATTTCCCGGAGTCTCAGTACCTGAAACAGATAAAACAAGATACTTTTGTATCTTTAAGGAAGAACAAGACTTCAATCAAAGAGAATGGAACGAATACGAAATCTCCTACAACCGTTCAGCTGATGAAGTGAAGTTCTTAGTGAACGGAAATATCGTTCGAACAGAAAATGAAGTTCCGATCAAGTTTAATGAGTTTACAGTAGCGTTAGGACTTATGACCGAGAAAGACTTATCACCTGATGGAAGTACTTCACTTCATGGTCAAGGGATAATCGGTGAATGGTCGCCAATGAAAGTAACAATCAGTGAATAG
- a CDS encoding group-specific protein → MKFYLASGFQNKELVKKLGNDLQNKLHWQLTYDWTVNDKAVTKEDLAEIAIKEYEAVMEADITIVILPGGKGCHTELGIALGNKKVVILHDPEGKLHHLSEATTFYFLPQIIHWNGIIEELPALCSSSKPYCASL, encoded by the coding sequence ATGAAATTTTATTTGGCTTCGGGATTTCAAAATAAAGAACTTGTAAAAAAGTTAGGGAATGATCTACAAAATAAACTTCATTGGCAGCTCACATATGATTGGACTGTTAACGATAAAGCAGTGACGAAAGAGGATTTGGCTGAGATAGCTATAAAAGAATATGAAGCAGTTATGGAAGCGGATATAACGATCGTAATCTTACCCGGTGGAAAAGGGTGTCATACAGAACTTGGTATCGCATTAGGGAATAAGAAGGTCGTCATTTTGCACGACCCAGAAGGTAAGTTACATCATTTATCTGAAGCAACTACATTTTATTTTTTACCGCAAATCATACATTGGAATGGGATAATAGAAGAACTGCCGGCATTATGCAGCTCTTCTAAACCCTATTGCGCCTCTTTATAA
- a CDS encoding rhodanese-related sulfurtransferase — MRVLLYYKYVPIDDPESFKDEHLKFCKDLGLLGRIIVAPEGINGTVSGTYEQTQIYMDHLKADPRFEDIVFKIDEVEEHAFKKMFVRHKKELVTWRFEEDVDPNQLSGKRLSPKEFYEALQDEDVIVIDGRNDYEYEIGHFRGAIRPDVKASRDFPKWVRENISQFKDKKVLTYCTGGIRCEKFSGFLLKEGFQDVSQLEGGIVTYGKDEEVQGKLWDGKLYVFDERISVPVNRTEEDVVIATCYYCGKTEDRYVNCANPECNKQHVCCTECEVKHKRSCSKECLDHPRNRYETEQKEQQTV; from the coding sequence ATGAGAGTACTATTGTATTACAAGTATGTTCCGATCGATGATCCAGAGAGTTTTAAAGACGAACATCTAAAGTTTTGTAAAGATTTAGGTCTTTTAGGAAGGATTATCGTTGCTCCTGAGGGGATCAATGGAACTGTGTCAGGAACGTATGAACAGACTCAAATCTATATGGATCATCTAAAAGCGGATCCGCGATTTGAAGATATTGTTTTTAAAATAGATGAGGTAGAAGAACATGCTTTTAAAAAGATGTTTGTTCGCCATAAGAAAGAACTTGTCACTTGGCGTTTTGAAGAGGACGTAGACCCGAACCAGTTATCAGGTAAACGTTTATCTCCAAAAGAATTTTACGAAGCGCTCCAAGATGAAGATGTAATTGTAATTGATGGTCGTAACGACTATGAATATGAGATCGGCCATTTTCGTGGTGCCATCCGTCCAGATGTAAAAGCATCAAGAGACTTCCCAAAATGGGTACGCGAAAATATCAGCCAATTTAAAGATAAAAAGGTTTTAACGTACTGTACAGGTGGAATTCGCTGTGAAAAGTTTTCAGGCTTTCTTCTTAAAGAAGGTTTCCAAGATGTATCACAGCTTGAAGGTGGTATCGTCACTTACGGTAAAGATGAAGAAGTCCAAGGAAAGTTATGGGATGGTAAACTTTACGTGTTTGACGAACGTATCTCAGTTCCAGTGAACCGTACAGAAGAAGATGTAGTGATCGCTACATGTTATTATTGCGGAAAAACAGAAGATCGTTACGTAAACTGTGCAAATCCAGAATGTAATAAACAACATGTTTGCTGCACGGAATGTGAAGTGAAACATAAGCGTTCTTGTTCGAAAGAATGTTTAGATCACCCGCGTAACCGTTATGAGACTGAACAAAAAGAACAACAAACTGTTTAA
- the nadE gene encoding ammonia-dependent NAD(+) synthetase has translation MKLQEQIISELKVKPQIDAKEEIQSRIGFLKDYVKKSGAKGYVLGISGGQDSSLAGKIAQIAMNELSEETGERYTFVAVRLPYGVQKDEEDAQRALKFIEPDVSLTVDIKPAVDASVSAFMKATEKELSNFLKGNTKARERMKVQYDIAGAYQCLVIGTDHAAEAITGFFTKHGDGACDIVPLYGLNKRQGRELLKELGAEERIYLKVPTADLEDDKPLIPDETALGVTYEEIDDYLEGKEVSSTSKEKIEKRYIQTMHKRNHPAAVHDTWWK, from the coding sequence TTGAAACTTCAAGAACAGATTATTTCAGAGTTGAAAGTGAAACCGCAAATTGATGCGAAAGAAGAGATTCAATCCAGAATTGGATTTTTAAAAGACTATGTAAAAAAATCGGGTGCTAAAGGATATGTTCTAGGAATTAGTGGTGGACAAGACTCAAGTCTTGCCGGCAAAATAGCACAGATTGCCATGAATGAACTGAGTGAAGAAACGGGAGAAAGATATACTTTTGTAGCGGTTAGACTTCCATACGGTGTACAAAAGGATGAAGAAGATGCACAGAGAGCACTGAAATTTATTGAGCCAGATGTGTCTTTAACAGTCGATATTAAACCGGCTGTTGACGCTTCGGTAAGTGCCTTTATGAAGGCGACCGAAAAAGAACTTTCTAACTTCCTAAAAGGGAACACAAAAGCACGTGAACGAATGAAAGTACAATACGATATTGCAGGAGCTTATCAATGTTTGGTAATCGGTACAGATCATGCAGCAGAGGCGATAACGGGCTTCTTTACAAAACATGGTGATGGAGCATGTGACATCGTTCCGCTATACGGATTAAATAAAAGACAAGGAAGAGAGTTGCTAAAAGAACTAGGTGCAGAAGAACGCATCTATTTAAAAGTCCCAACAGCTGACCTTGAAGATGACAAGCCGTTGATTCCTGATGAAACAGCTCTTGGAGTAACTTACGAAGAAATCGATGATTACCTTGAAGGGAAGGAAGTTTCTTCAACATCTAAGGAAAAAATCGAAAAGAGATACATCCAAACGATGCATAAGAGAAACCATCCTGCTGCCGTTCATGATACGTGGTGGAAATAA
- the proC gene encoding pyrroline-5-carboxylate reductase, producing MLKYRNITFIGAGSMAEAMISGLINKAEISPDRITAANHTNENRRIELTNRYNITTTKVQELSLTNTDVIILAVKPKQAEEVLQLLRPALQDHHVILSVLAGISTTFIEEIINRSLPIIRVMPNTSSMIGESITGISAGKYVKNEDLDLAQELSKAIGKVKIISEKQMDVFTGLAGSGPAYFYYLLEHMEDVAVENGLDRELARDIAAQTLYGASKMVMESDDSPAELRKKVTSPNGTTAAGLEALAENGGGVAIEKAVEHAAKRSRSLRKEFEKVPVM from the coding sequence ATGTTAAAATACAGGAATATTACTTTTATTGGTGCAGGTTCAATGGCAGAAGCAATGATATCAGGATTGATCAACAAAGCCGAAATTTCTCCTGACCGTATCACTGCCGCGAACCACACGAATGAAAACAGAAGAATCGAACTAACAAACAGATATAACATTACGACAACTAAAGTACAAGAACTCTCTTTAACAAACACAGACGTGATTATTCTTGCGGTAAAACCAAAACAAGCGGAAGAAGTACTTCAACTTCTTAGACCCGCTCTTCAAGATCACCATGTCATTTTATCCGTTCTTGCCGGAATTTCAACAACTTTTATAGAAGAGATCATCAACAGATCTTTACCTATCATTCGCGTGATGCCTAATACTTCAAGTATGATTGGTGAATCCATCACAGGTATTAGTGCCGGTAAGTATGTGAAAAATGAAGATTTGGATTTAGCTCAAGAATTGTCGAAAGCTATCGGGAAAGTGAAAATTATTTCTGAAAAACAGATGGATGTTTTCACTGGATTAGCAGGAAGTGGACCTGCTTACTTTTATTACCTGCTTGAACACATGGAAGATGTTGCTGTGGAAAACGGGCTTGATCGTGAACTAGCACGTGACATTGCTGCTCAGACACTTTATGGTGCAAGTAAGATGGTGATGGAGTCAGACGACTCTCCAGCTGAACTCAGAAAGAAAGTAACTTCACCAAACGGTACGACAGCTGCAGGTTTAGAAGCACTTGCAGAAAATGGCGGTGGTGTTGCCATCGAAAAAGCGGTAGAACATGCTGCAAAACGTTCCAGATCACTTAGAAAAGAATTTGAAAAAGTTCCTGTTATGTAA
- a CDS encoding GDSL-type esterase/lipase family protein, protein MKKRYIISLFVLLLVIGAVGWYYYPQYKINQIKKESVLDQKASTDTKQVSYLEYLKKSPESSFNHLVLGDSVAEGRGSEEGGFASKVNENLQSLTGKTFILENQGVSGFTSQGLLNQLDIPAVQQSVEKADIISINIGGNDLVQIAKKQGPLKAIQSYDDIKSEYQQNLNDIFENIRENNPNAIIVLNELYNVVNAEQKYYPASEKLLNDWNLIAYETALSHKPALVIPVSDALQTEDMDKWLYDSIHPNEEGYDRIANKTVTTFQNQSYKEAQ, encoded by the coding sequence ATGAAAAAAAGATATATCATCTCCTTGTTTGTTTTGCTGTTAGTCATAGGTGCTGTCGGGTGGTATTACTATCCTCAATATAAAATAAACCAGATCAAGAAAGAATCTGTGCTCGATCAAAAAGCTTCTACAGATACAAAGCAAGTCTCATATCTTGAATATCTTAAGAAATCTCCAGAATCCAGTTTCAACCACCTTGTGCTAGGCGATTCAGTAGCTGAAGGCAGAGGCTCTGAAGAAGGTGGTTTCGCTAGTAAGGTGAATGAGAACTTGCAAAGTCTAACAGGAAAAACCTTTATTCTCGAAAATCAGGGTGTTTCCGGTTTTACGAGTCAGGGTTTACTGAATCAATTGGACATTCCAGCCGTTCAGCAATCTGTAGAGAAAGCAGACATCATTTCAATTAATATTGGCGGTAATGACCTCGTACAAATAGCAAAAAAACAAGGCCCACTAAAAGCTATACAGAGTTATGATGATATTAAATCAGAGTATCAGCAAAACTTAAATGATATTTTTGAAAACATCAGAGAAAATAACCCTAATGCGATTATCGTGTTGAATGAACTATATAATGTTGTTAATGCTGAACAAAAATATTACCCAGCTTCCGAAAAGCTATTAAATGATTGGAATTTAATCGCTTACGAAACAGCACTTTCACACAAACCAGCTTTGGTTATTCCAGTTAGTGATGCGCTTCAAACAGAAGATATGGATAAATGGTTGTATGATTCAATCCACCCAAATGAAGAAGGATACGATCGGATTGCAAATAAAACCGTTACAACGTTTCAAAATCAATCTTATAAAGAGGCGCAATAG
- a CDS encoding DUF502 domain-containing protein, whose amino-acid sequence MKKLLKYFINGLLTILPIVLAVYIIYKIFGFLDSILGNLLKDVLKEDYIPGIGIITTIVLITVLGWMSTQYISGKIFSLIDSVLEKTPFVKTIYSVIKDTIHSLFGEKRSFSTVVLIEYPELNLKSVGFVTTEDVSSLSDELADHVAVYIPQTFQIAGFTFLVPKDKVKVLDIKPEDAMKFLLSGGVATK is encoded by the coding sequence ATGAAAAAATTACTCAAGTATTTCATTAATGGCCTGCTGACCATACTTCCAATTGTGCTGGCAGTTTATATTATTTATAAGATCTTTGGATTTTTAGACAGCATCCTTGGTAACTTATTAAAGGATGTTCTAAAAGAAGACTATATACCCGGGATTGGCATTATCACAACCATCGTACTTATCACCGTACTAGGCTGGATGTCTACTCAATATATCTCAGGAAAGATATTTAGTCTTATTGATTCCGTATTAGAAAAGACACCATTTGTTAAGACGATTTATTCTGTAATAAAAGATACGATCCACTCTCTTTTTGGTGAGAAAAGATCTTTTTCGACGGTTGTTTTGATCGAATATCCTGAACTAAATCTTAAAAGTGTCGGTTTTGTTACGACTGAAGATGTAAGTAGCTTAAGTGACGAGTTAGCGGATCATGTCGCTGTTTATATCCCTCAAACGTTTCAGATTGCCGGCTTTACTTTTTTAGTACCAAAAGACAAAGTCAAAGTTCTGGATATAAAACCAGAAGATGCCATGAAGTTTTTATTATCGGGTGGCGTTGCAACTAAATAA
- a CDS encoding amidase family protein — MSQNMVLDLNEITLEKVQHYFEKGDLTSVELVTFYLNRISTYDKQGPKINSVLEINPDALFIAKSLDFERQNGKVRGPLHGVPVIIKDNIDTCDQMHTSAGSLALENHYAKKDAFLVKKLRESGAVIIGKSNMTEWANFMAYEMPNGFSSRGGQVLNPYGPGVLDVSGSSSGSAAAVASNFAALSIGTETSGSILCPAGNNNIVGIKPTVGLVSRSGIIPISTSQDTAGPMARNVKDAAILLEAIQGNDSLDAATLSAPQHSNYLEGLEQASLKGKRFGVSYEFCIKNLNHTQKSVFDEALKLIEDEGGEIIRLDQISPLENMDSDYKVLLHEFKSGLNHYLSSVSPELKIFSLSDVIDFNTHNKERCLQYNQELLIESNATDGTLTSPDYLTARMKDLEMTQNKGINLVIKEHNLTALISPNDVWYGIPAKAGYPSISVPSGFDDDGLPLSVIFTGEAYSEKKLIHMAYVFEQMSNKRVPVEF, encoded by the coding sequence ATGTCACAAAATATGGTGTTGGATTTGAATGAGATCACTTTAGAAAAGGTACAGCATTATTTTGAGAAGGGTGATTTAACATCTGTTGAACTTGTTACGTTTTATTTAAATCGCATCTCTACATACGATAAACAAGGACCTAAGATCAACTCCGTGTTAGAAATCAACCCCGATGCTTTGTTCATTGCAAAAAGTCTAGATTTTGAAAGACAAAACGGAAAAGTTCGAGGACCTTTACACGGTGTACCCGTCATCATAAAAGATAACATCGACACATGTGATCAGATGCATACGAGTGCAGGTTCTTTGGCTTTAGAGAACCATTATGCCAAAAAGGATGCTTTTCTCGTAAAGAAATTAAGAGAATCTGGTGCAGTCATCATCGGAAAATCAAATATGACCGAATGGGCAAACTTCATGGCATATGAAATGCCAAACGGTTTTAGTTCAAGAGGAGGTCAAGTGTTAAATCCATACGGACCAGGAGTTTTAGATGTGAGTGGGTCTAGTTCCGGTTCCGCCGCTGCTGTAGCAAGTAACTTTGCGGCTCTTAGCATAGGAACGGAAACCTCAGGCTCCATCCTATGTCCCGCTGGAAATAATAATATCGTAGGGATTAAGCCGACTGTTGGATTGGTTTCTCGATCAGGTATCATTCCGATTTCAACCAGTCAAGACACCGCGGGTCCGATGGCTCGCAATGTTAAAGATGCTGCGATTCTTCTTGAAGCTATACAGGGGAATGATTCACTAGATGCTGCAACATTATCCGCTCCACAGCATTCGAACTATTTAGAAGGGTTAGAACAAGCATCTTTAAAAGGAAAACGGTTTGGTGTATCTTACGAATTTTGTATAAAGAATTTAAATCATACACAAAAGTCAGTCTTCGATGAAGCATTAAAGCTCATTGAGGATGAAGGCGGAGAAATCATTCGATTGGACCAGATTTCACCTTTAGAGAATATGGATTCAGATTATAAGGTCCTCTTACATGAATTCAAGTCTGGTCTTAATCATTATTTAAGTTCTGTTTCACCAGAGCTTAAGATCTTCTCTTTATCTGATGTCATAGATTTTAATACTCATAATAAGGAAAGATGCTTGCAATACAACCAAGAGTTGTTGATAGAAAGTAATGCGACTGATGGAACATTAACGAGTCCTGACTATCTAACAGCTAGAATGAAGGATCTAGAAATGACACAAAACAAAGGAATAAATCTTGTCATTAAGGAACATAACTTGACTGCTCTCATAAGTCCCAACGATGTATGGTACGGCATTCCTGCCAAAGCAGGATATCCTTCCATTTCAGTTCCTTCTGGGTTCGATGATGACGGGTTGCCATTAAGTGTTATATTTACTGGGGAAGCATACTCCGAAAAAAAATTGATTCATATGGCTTATGTCTTTGAGCAGATGTCTAACAAGAGAGTTCCTGTAGAATTTTAA
- a CDS encoding DUF2515 family protein, protein MVNSKRLLTKLTLIPFEMVINAMPFFHKEKVVWELSVEQKMLLQNEWQRLKRRNDGIKINLQSNNKELVDRIRAETKRHNKNNVTRTTAYLTFYNKYPEIRWSFLAHMVSRNAGYFMSDLKGEFLPHILEGKFIDKLYDMLEKGNSMIFEDAYPQLLLYEESKKRGISLFHLSHHFNISPFIEGVWEVHLRREDQSSLLPVAQIINEQSHIEKALVQTEEYKQLLDSITYRLQEWLKLSQILFPTWPLKYSLGRNMTHFKNLDERIQIGQNLYTTLFQHRYVTKIHNFANTFPHTGSRSDYDHHSFTAFYTSPEKFAKEKLSFFKMKKNRKIYSPLLLDVWKLTFNGPYQSSEWFEDEEYVLKKMKLIYKYSPSIWITYWSALHKIETVFLFSQYYKLFKKNRNL, encoded by the coding sequence GTGGTTAATTCAAAACGGTTATTAACAAAATTAACACTCATCCCGTTCGAAATGGTCATAAATGCTATGCCGTTTTTTCATAAAGAAAAAGTGGTTTGGGAATTAAGTGTGGAACAGAAGATGCTCCTGCAAAATGAATGGCAGAGGCTGAAAAGGAGAAACGATGGAATTAAGATAAATCTTCAAAGCAATAACAAAGAGTTAGTTGACAGAATCAGAGCAGAGACAAAACGTCATAACAAAAATAATGTCACACGCACTACAGCGTATTTAACGTTCTATAACAAGTACCCTGAAATCAGATGGTCATTTTTAGCACATATGGTTTCAAGAAACGCAGGGTATTTTATGAGTGATCTAAAAGGAGAGTTCCTACCACACATTCTTGAGGGAAAATTCATAGATAAATTGTACGATATGCTTGAAAAAGGGAACAGTATGATCTTTGAGGATGCTTATCCTCAATTACTGTTATATGAAGAGAGTAAAAAAAGGGGTATATCTTTGTTTCATCTAAGTCATCATTTTAATATTTCTCCGTTCATAGAAGGGGTTTGGGAGGTTCATTTACGCCGGGAAGATCAGAGCTCTTTATTACCTGTCGCTCAAATCATAAATGAACAAAGTCATATTGAAAAAGCACTAGTTCAAACAGAAGAGTATAAACAATTATTAGATTCTATTACATATCGACTACAAGAATGGCTCAAGCTTTCTCAAATTTTGTTTCCTACATGGCCGTTGAAATATTCACTAGGGAGAAACATGACCCATTTTAAAAATTTGGATGAAAGAATTCAGATCGGCCAAAACTTATATACCACATTGTTTCAACACCGATATGTAACGAAAATACACAACTTTGCGAATACATTTCCTCATACAGGTTCACGTAGTGATTATGACCACCATAGTTTTACAGCTTTCTATACTTCTCCCGAAAAGTTTGCTAAAGAAAAGCTCTCTTTCTTTAAAATGAAGAAAAATAGAAAAATATATAGTCCACTCCTTCTGGATGTATGGAAGCTTACCTTTAATGGACCATATCAATCCTCAGAATGGTTTGAAGATGAAGAGTATGTTCTAAAAAAGATGAAGTTGATTTATAAATATTCACCTTCCATATGGATAACGTATTGGTCTGCTCTTCATAAAATAGAGACTGTGTTTCTTTTTAGTCAATATTATAAGCTGTTCAAAAAAAATAGAAACCTTTGA